GTGGTTGAAGTGATGCCAGAAACCGGTACGCCCGCTTTAAGCGTGTATTTGGTGGTAGCAAAAGGATAGGTAGGGTTACTGTATGGTTGGGCATCAAAGTCTGATACTTTGTAGTAGCCATCGTTAATTAAACCGTAGAAGGTGCCCACCTCATCACCCACTTTAACCAGGTAATCTGCCGGTTGTTGTGAAGTGTTGAAGTAACCAGAGTTAACGGTGAATGATTGCTGAGAGCCCAGGCTTTTAATGATGTTTTTGTTCCATGAGATGTTGAACGAGCCTGTCCAGCGGAAATCTTTACGCTGCATAATGGTACCATTCAGCTGAATCTCCATACCGGTGTTCTGGGTAGCGCCCACGTTCTGGAACTGGCTGCCGTAACCAGAGTTAACCGGGATAACGTTATTGAGCAACAGGTTGCTGGTGCTGTTGCGGTAAACATCTACCGTTAACTGTAACCTGCCTTTAAAGAAGGCTGCGTCCACACCAATATTGCGCGAGATCTGCGACTCCCACTGCAGGTTTGGATTACCCAGGCCCGCGGTTGAAGCGCCAAAGATGAACAAGTCATTTAAATAATAAGAGCGACCCGGAGCAAAGAAATTGCCGAATGAGTAGGGCGAAATACGGTTGTTACCCACAGAGCCGTAGCTGACGCGCAGTTTCAGGTCTGATACCAGGTTCTGCGATTTCATAAAGTTCTCGTCCGAGATGCGCCATGCAGCCGAGGCCGATGGGAAGTAGCCCCATTTATGCAATGGCCCAAACACCGAGCTGCCATCAGCCCGTAAGTTGAAGGTGGCCAAATATTTGCCCGCATAATTGTAGCTGGCGCGGGAGAAGAGCGAGAAGTTATGAATAGGTACTTCTGACACCGTTGGCGGCTGCACGGTTTGGGCAAGGCTGTAATTGGCAAAAGCCTGGTCTGGCGAGGTGCCGATAGGGAAGTTGCGCAGGTCAAGACCATTGGTCCAGGTGTAGGTTTGGTATAACTCGCTACCTACCAACAGGTCAATACCATGTTTAGAGCCAAAGATGGATTGATTGTTATAATCAATGGTATTGGAGTTGTTGATGGTGCGGATGTTGTTGTTAGCCACCAGAATTAATGGTTGCTTACCGCCGGTAGTACGCGCGTTATAAGTAACGGTATCATCAAAAGAACGGCTGTTGGTGTTGTTATAGTCAATAGCCGCAACGGAGCGGATAGTTACGTTTTTGATGATGTTGAAATTGAGGTACGCATTAAGATCAAGCACGTTGTTTGATTTTTTGCGGTACTGCTGCTGCAACTCCTTCAGTGGGTTGATGAGCGACAGGCCATTACCTGCGGTAGCGGTAGCTTCGGCTGCATCATAATAATCAAGCGATTGGCCGTCTTGCTGAATAGGCACATAACGCACAATCTGGCGCAGGTTGTTGGTGCCGGCGCCGCCGGCATCGGTAGTGCCCTGGCCGTCAAGCACGTTGTTATTGTAGCGTACGTTAAAACCAATTTTTAGCTTTTGGCTGGCCTGATGGTCAAACCTGAAGTTGATGATGCCCCTTTTATATTCGGTGTATTGTAAAATACCCTGCTGATCGTTATAGGTACCACTTAAATTGTACTGGGTTTGCTCGGTACCGCCGTTTACGCTTATGTTGTGCGTTTGTTGTAAGGCATTACGACCGAACATCACCTTCTGCCAATCTACAAACGGGGTGTTCTGGTAACTCAGCACCTTGCTGTATGGGTCGCTGTTGTGTACAAAGCGGGTAATGAACGTGGTATCGTTAGTAAACTTTGAGCGCTCATACTGGTACTCCACAAAGTCAAACGGTTTCATCATGTCTAGCTCTTTGGGCAGTTTCTGTATGGCAAAGCTGTTGTTGTAGTTTACAGAAGTTTTGCCGTTGGTGTTTTTACCGCCTTTGGTGGTGATAATTACCACACCGTTAGATCCACGCGCACCATAAATAGAGGTTGATGCAGCATCTTTCAGAACGTCAATGCTGGCTATGTCTTGCGGTGAGAGTACGCTCAGCGCGTTATCTACCTGTACCCCGTCAACAATATAAAGGGGACTACCGCTTTGGGTAATTGAAGTACGGCCGCGGATGTAGATATCAGCAGGTGCACCCGGCTGACCGTCGGCCACGGTAACCTGCACACCGGCCAGCTTGCCTTGCAGGGCTTCGGCGGCTGAGAGGGTAGGGTTATCACGCAGGTCTTTATCGGTTACAGATGATACCGCACCAACCAGGTCCCGGCGACGCACGGTTTGGTAACCAATGGCCACCACCTCATTAAGCAGGGTAGCATCGGGCTGCAGGCTAATATTGATTTGGCTCTGGCTGCCAACGGCTACTTCTTTGGCTTTGTAGCCCACAAATGAAAACACCAGCACCGAATGTGTGCCGGGAACCGACAGGTGATAGGTACCATCACCCCCAGTGGAGGTGGCAATGGGGGTCCCTTTAACTTTTACGCTGGCACTGGGCAGCGGCTGGCCGGTTTCGTCGGTTACTTTACCGCCAACTGTTTTGGTTTGCGCCCATGCTGAGCATAGAAAGAACAGCATGAAAAGTTGTAGTAAAACTTTTTTCATAATTGTACTTGGATTTTGATCCGTACACAATTGACCCTTTGATCAATCAATGCAGGACAGGTTATAAATAATTGGTTACCGTGCTTCTTAGAGAAATGAGCACGAAACAAACATAGACAGGAAGGGCTGCCGGGAGGGTTTAAAATTCGGGCAAATGGGTTTAAAATTCAGGCAAAAACGGCCTACAGCTGCGTAGAGCGCGCTTCCTGACTTTTTTTGAGGTAATCTGAAGGCGTAAGCTGGTAGTAATCTTTAAAGCAGGTGCTGAAGTATTTTGCGTTGTTAAAACCTACCGAATAGGCAATTTCGGCAATGTTATGTTCGCCGGCATCCATGAGTTGGCCGGCGCGTTTCAGTCGCATTTCGCGCACAAACTCTACCGGCGGCTGGCCGGTCAGGCTTTTAAATTTGCGGTAGAAGGTGGAGCGACCCATGTTCATGGAATCGGCCACGTTATCAATGTTAAAGTCAGGGTCGGTCATGCCTTCCTCTACCACCTGGATGATCTTTTTAAGAAACTGCTGATCCTGCGTGGTAATGGTAATCTCGCTGGGCGACAAATCAACCTGCGTCTTTTCGCCGGTAACCAACTGTTTAAATAGCTGCCTGCGCTGTTTGATCAGGTTATCAATAGCCACCATCAAAAAATCGTTATGGAAAGGCTTGGTGATGTAATAATCGGCCCCGTATTTCAAACCCTCAATCTGGCTTTCTATAGAAAACTTGGCCGATAGAATAACCACCGGGATGTGGCTGGTCTGCATATCGTTCTTCAACTTATCCAGCATGGTAATGCCGTCCATCTCGGGCATCATCACGTCGCTTAGGATCAGGTCGGGTAAAAGCGTTTTGGCTTTGGTCAACCCATCAAGACCGTTAACGGCTACTGCCACCCGGTAAAACTCGGCCAATTGAAAACTCAGGAATGAGCGTAATTCCTGATGGTCTTCTACCAGCAGCACCAATGGCTTATCGCCTGAGGTGTCTGGCGCCGGAGCAGGCAGTTGCGTACTGATATCGGCAGTCAACTCATGGCGGGGCTCTGAAAACTCAGGTTCATCGGCAAAAATTACTTTGTCTGCATCAAAATGGGCGCTGCCCTGTAATAAGGTGATGGTGACGGTCAATCCACCAAGGGCGTTGTTGTGTGCGGCAATTTGTCCATGATGCAGTTCTACAAACTCTTTACACAACGCCAGGCCAATACCTGTGCCTTTGGCGTGCTTGCTATCGGTATGCTGACCTTCATAATATAGTTCAAAAATATCCTTCAGCTGATCTTCCGGAACGCCTTTGCCTTCATCTGTAACGGCAATAGCTAACTGTCCATCGGGTTGCCCGCTGATGCGAACGGTAATGGTTTTATCCGGCGGACTAAACTTAAACGCGTTAGACAGCAGGTTGTAGATCACTATATCCAGCTTATCGGCATCTATCCAGGCGCGCTGCAGGTCGTCATCAGCAATGACTTGCAGGTTGATGCGTTTCTCGGCGGCGGCATCATTAAAATATTCGCTTATCTTTTTTACAAAGGCCTTGATATCCACTTGCGAGATATGCAGCACGGCCTTGCCGCTCTGTACCTTGCGCAGGTCAAGCAGCTGGTTAATAAAGTAAACCATGCGCCGCGCATTTTTGCGCACCACCTGGATGTGGGCCGATGCCTCGTTAGATAATCGCTCTTTCTTAAAAATTTCCTCGATAGGGTTGAGGATGAGCGTCAACGGGGTGCGCAACTCGTGCGAAACATTGGTGAAGAAGTTCATCTTCAGGTCGGCCAGTTTTTTCTCTACAGCTACCCGTTGGCGCAGGCGCAACATGGTAAAGGCAATACGGCGTGCTATCTCGCCCGCTATGATCAGGATGATGAGGTAGCAAAGATAAGCCCACCAAGTTTTCCACCAGGGTGGGGTAATGTGGATGGACAAGCTTTTGTAAGGCTCTGTGGTATACAAACCCGTGTTTACGCATTTGACCTCCAGCTCATAATTGCCCGGTGGCAAGTTGGTGTAAACCACCCGGCGCAGGCCTTTGTTAATGTGCCAGCTATCGTCAAAATTGCGCAGGCGATACGCATATTCCAGCCGGTCATTAGAGCGGAAATCCAGCGTGGCAAAATCAAGGCCAACAATGTTCTGGTTATACTTTAGGTTGATGCTGCTGGTTTCATTAATATTGTTTTGAAGGATATGGGTAGCATCGCCCGCGGCAATATCAGCATTGTTTACCTGTAAGTTGGTAAACACCATTTTGGCAGCAATTTTTGGCGCCGCCAGCTGCACAGGGTTAAAATAAGTAAACCCGTTAATGCAGCCAAAAGCCAACCACCCGTTAGCCAGCAGGGTAACAGAAGCTTCGGAAAAACCCGAACCCGGAAGCCCGTCAACCGAGTCATAGTTTTTAAACTTGCCGGTGGATGGGGTAAAGCAGCTCAGGCCATTTTCGGTAGCCAGCCACAGGCGACTTTGCTGATCTTCAATACAGCTCAAAACATAATCGTTAGACAAGCCGCTGGCCGTTATGAATATCTTGAATTTTAATGATTTTGATGGATCATCGCCAATGGCCTCATTCAATCCGCCGCCGGCGGTGGCAATCCACATGCGGCCGCTTTTGGCTTGGTAAATGTATTGCACATCGTTATTGCCCAGGCTCTCCAAATTACCGGGCACCCTGGTGTAGGCAGTAAACCGCAGTTGATCTAATGCTTTAGGGATGGGCTGGGTAACCAGCAGGCCATCGGTAGTTGCAATCCATAGCCGCCCGGCGCGGTCTTCCTGCAGGTGCCGTATTTTTCTAAAGGTTGATCTTGGATAGTTTTTAAACGTGTTGGCATCATTCAAAAAAACTGGCTTTCCGTTACGGGTAACCAACAAGTTCAGGCCATTCTCATAGGTGGCTACCCAAATCCTTTTGGCGCTGTCTTCAAATACATCATAAATGATATTACTGTTCAGGCTGTACGGATCATTTTTATCCTGTTCAAAGTGGGTTAATCTATACGTGGTTTGGCCGGCATCAACCGGTTCGGCTTTATAAAGACCTTTGCCTTTGGTGCCCAACCACATGTTGCCCTGCGTGTCTTGAATAATTTTGTAGATCACTCCCAGACCATCAGCCGGTAAATTATTGTAAGTGATTTTTTGCTCAATGCCCGATTTATAGACAAATAGACTGCCCGATCTTGACGCCGCCCACACCCGGCCGAGCCGATCGCTACCAATGCCCCTGATCTCGTTATCCCACCGGATGGTACTATGTGGCGCCACCAGTTGATGACGAAAGTTATCGGGTTCTACCACCACCTTATCCAACCCCTTATCATCCGGACTAAACCACAGGATGCCCGATGGGTCTGCGTACGCACAAATTACAATGTTTGAAAAACGCTTGTCGCTGGTGCCCGGCTTGTTGTAAAAATATTCAACGCTGTCTTTTTCGGCGTTGTAATAGCCAAAGCCGCCGTTTTCCATGCTCACCCACAGCAATCCGTTTTTATCCTCGGTTAGCCTGAAAAAGTGGGAGGCATTTTTATAATCGGCATCAATAACCTGCTCAAAATATTTAAAGGCACGCTTTGCGGGATCGAACTTTAAGATGCCTTTGTTTTCGGGTGCTATCCACAGCAGGCCCCTCCGGTCTTCATACATGGCACGTAGTGAGCCTGGTCTGGGGCTTTTAAAACTGCTCACTTGCATGGTGTTGCGATCAACAGCCACCAGTTCGCCGCTTTGAGTTGTCAGGTAAATGTTGTTGTTGTGCTGTGCTTCAAAAATCCGGTTTACAGATGATTTAGCTGCCTTTACTCGGGTAAACAACTTGGTTGTTTTATCAAGGCAAAAAAGATCGCCCGTGGCCGATGCCATCCAGGTTTTATATTGCGTGCCTGCTATGGCAGTTATAGTTTGTCCCGGCGGACCGTGTAGTGTGGCGTCCACCTCAACTTTTTGCCCGTTTCTGCGCAGGCAGCATACCCCGGCGGTAGTACTCAGCCAAACATTGGCATCGTGGTCCTCATAAAAATAGGTCATCTCGTTTGATGGCAAGCGATAGGCTGGCGCTGAAGTTGTAGCGAACCAGATATAATGAGGATGAGGAGCGTCAGGATCGGGGATAAGATAGATGCCGTTGTCGGCAGTGGTTAGCCAGATCTGCCCGGTATGACTGAGGAAAATCCTGCTAAAAGAAACAGCAACGTTGGTTCCCGGCTTTTTAATATCTATCGCCAGAAACTGTTCTTTGGCTTTATCAAAACGGTAGATGCGATTATCATAGGGCCGTAGCCACAGGTAGCCCTGTTTGTCTTCCACCATTTCCTGGATGCGGTCGTTCTGCAGGCTGGAGGTGTCGCCAGGTCTTGATTTGTAGACAATGAAGTTATGTCCGTCAAACCTGTTCAATCCGTTCCAGGTGCCAAACCACATAAAGCCATCGCGGTCTTTGAGCATGCAGTTGATACGGTTGTGCGAAAGCCCGTCTTCGGCAGAGTAATGCACAATCTTGCATTTGAGCTGCGCATAAACCGGCACCCAAAACAATAGACATAATAATAGACCGTGAATAACTTTAGCAGGCCTTAACATTGGTTTATAAAAGACAGGACCAAATATAAATGCTTTTACCAATAAGCAGCCAGATTAACAACGTATTTACCAGAGTTGTACGAAGTATAATTTTAATGTTACAAAGGCGATGAATAGGTAATTTTTGGACCTTTTTGACCAAATTACTTACCTCAAGAATAAATAGACCGCTTAGGTTTGTGCTGTACAACGGCAGACCAGGACGGCTGCATCATTAGCCAATTATAAAGCATAACCAACCATCGGCAATTCATCGGCATTGGCCGTGTTGCGATTAGTATTCTTGAAAGTATAAACCATAAAACCAATGAGTAATTGTAAGCAATTTATTAAGTGTGGCAAGTGGCTGTTTGCTGTTTGTTTTGGGCTGATAATTGGCCTGGCACAAACGGCCATAGCCAAAAGCAAAATTGTGGTGGCCCAGGATGGCAGCGGCGATTATAAAACCGTACAAGAAGCCCTTAACGCAGTACCCGACAACTCCGCCACCGAAACCCAGATATTGGTTAAACCCGGCATTTACAAAGAACGCGTAGTATTAGAGGCCAATAAAAACAACGTAACCATGATTGGCGAAGATGCTCTACATACCGTTATTACCTATGATAATTATGCCTTGCGGCTAGACTCTGCCGGTAAACAGTTAGGCACATCGCGCACGGCCAGTTTTTATGTTTATGGCAACAACTTCACCGCCAAGAACATCACTTTTGAAAACTCTGCCGGGCCGAAAGGGCAGGCACTGGCTATTTATGTTAAGGGGGATAAAGCCGGCTTTTATAACTGCCGTTTCCTGGGTTTTCAGGATACCATTTATACCCACGGACTGGGTAGCCGCCAGTACTACAAGAACTGCTATATAGACGGTGCGGTCGATTTTATTTTCGGTGCAGCTACCGCGCTGTTTGAAGATTGCCACATCTTTTGTAAAAAAGGCGGCCTGTACATAACGGCTGCATCAACCCTGGACACTACCCGCTACGGCTACGTTTTTATGCACTGCAAAATTGATGGCGATGCGCAAGAAAATACCTATGCGCTGGGCAGGCCCTGGCGCCCTAATGCCAAAGTGGCTTACCTGTACTGCAATTTAGGCAACGTGATTAGCGGCGATGGCTGGGACAACTGGCGTAATGCTGAAAACGAGAA
This region of Mucilaginibacter yixingensis genomic DNA includes:
- a CDS encoding TonB-dependent receptor, with the translated sequence MKKVLLQLFMLFFLCSAWAQTKTVGGKVTDETGQPLPSASVKVKGTPIATSTGGDGTYHLSVPGTHSVLVFSFVGYKAKEVAVGSQSQINISLQPDATLLNEVVAIGYQTVRRRDLVGAVSSVTDKDLRDNPTLSAAEALQGKLAGVQVTVADGQPGAPADIYIRGRTSITQSGSPLYIVDGVQVDNALSVLSPQDIASIDVLKDAASTSIYGARGSNGVVIITTKGGKNTNGKTSVNYNNSFAIQKLPKELDMMKPFDFVEYQYERSKFTNDTTFITRFVHNSDPYSKVLSYQNTPFVDWQKVMFGRNALQQTHNISVNGGTEQTQYNLSGTYNDQQGILQYTEYKRGIINFRFDHQASQKLKIGFNVRYNNNVLDGQGTTDAGGAGTNNLRQIVRYVPIQQDGQSLDYYDAAEATATAGNGLSLINPLKELQQQYRKKSNNVLDLNAYLNFNIIKNVTIRSVAAIDYNNTNSRSFDDTVTYNARTTGGKQPLILVANNNIRTINNSNTIDYNNQSIFGSKHGIDLLVGSELYQTYTWTNGLDLRNFPIGTSPDQAFANYSLAQTVQPPTVSEVPIHNFSLFSRASYNYAGKYLATFNLRADGSSVFGPLHKWGYFPSASAAWRISDENFMKSQNLVSDLKLRVSYGSVGNNRISPYSFGNFFAPGRSYYLNDLFIFGASTAGLGNPNLQWESQISRNIGVDAAFFKGRLQLTVDVYRNSTSNLLLNNVIPVNSGYGSQFQNVGATQNTGMEIQLNGTIMQRKDFRWTGSFNISWNKNIIKSLGSQQSFTVNSGYFNTSQQPADYLVKVGDEVGTFYGLINDGYYKVSDFDAQPYSNPTYPFATTKYTLKAGVPVSGITSTTIQPGTQKFVDVNGDGKITTADFTVIGHALPRAIGGFGQNFSWKGFDASVFFNFSYGGKVANYNKLEFTSTYSNGANLLSIFNDRYRTVNPATGAQVQYASATTGAIGASPDVLQALNANAKYWIPVQGIEWDNNQTFALENGSFLRINTITLGYTLPSRISKKFAVSNLRVFVTGNNIATITGYSGYDPDVSTRRSSPVTAGADYSAFPRSRMYVAGINVSF
- a CDS encoding two-component regulator propeller domain-containing protein, with amino-acid sequence MLRPAKVIHGLLLCLLFWVPVYAQLKCKIVHYSAEDGLSHNRINCMLKDRDGFMWFGTWNGLNRFDGHNFIVYKSRPGDTSSLQNDRIQEMVEDKQGYLWLRPYDNRIYRFDKAKEQFLAIDIKKPGTNVAVSFSRIFLSHTGQIWLTTADNGIYLIPDPDAPHPHYIWFATTSAPAYRLPSNEMTYFYEDHDANVWLSTTAGVCCLRRNGQKVEVDATLHGPPGQTITAIAGTQYKTWMASATGDLFCLDKTTKLFTRVKAAKSSVNRIFEAQHNNNIYLTTQSGELVAVDRNTMQVSSFKSPRPGSLRAMYEDRRGLLWIAPENKGILKFDPAKRAFKYFEQVIDADYKNASHFFRLTEDKNGLLWVSMENGGFGYYNAEKDSVEYFYNKPGTSDKRFSNIVICAYADPSGILWFSPDDKGLDKVVVEPDNFRHQLVAPHSTIRWDNEIRGIGSDRLGRVWAASRSGSLFVYKSGIEQKITYNNLPADGLGVIYKIIQDTQGNMWLGTKGKGLYKAEPVDAGQTTYRLTHFEQDKNDPYSLNSNIIYDVFEDSAKRIWVATYENGLNLLVTRNGKPVFLNDANTFKNYPRSTFRKIRHLQEDRAGRLWIATTDGLLVTQPIPKALDQLRFTAYTRVPGNLESLGNNDVQYIYQAKSGRMWIATAGGGLNEAIGDDPSKSLKFKIFITASGLSNDYVLSCIEDQQSRLWLATENGLSCFTPSTGKFKNYDSVDGLPGSGFSEASVTLLANGWLAFGCINGFTYFNPVQLAAPKIAAKMVFTNLQVNNADIAAGDATHILQNNINETSSINLKYNQNIVGLDFATLDFRSNDRLEYAYRLRNFDDSWHINKGLRRVVYTNLPPGNYELEVKCVNTGLYTTEPYKSLSIHITPPWWKTWWAYLCYLIILIIAGEIARRIAFTMLRLRQRVAVEKKLADLKMNFFTNVSHELRTPLTLILNPIEEIFKKERLSNEASAHIQVVRKNARRMVYFINQLLDLRKVQSGKAVLHISQVDIKAFVKKISEYFNDAAAEKRINLQVIADDDLQRAWIDADKLDIVIYNLLSNAFKFSPPDKTITVRISGQPDGQLAIAVTDEGKGVPEDQLKDIFELYYEGQHTDSKHAKGTGIGLALCKEFVELHHGQIAAHNNALGGLTVTITLLQGSAHFDADKVIFADEPEFSEPRHELTADISTQLPAPAPDTSGDKPLVLLVEDHQELRSFLSFQLAEFYRVAVAVNGLDGLTKAKTLLPDLILSDVMMPEMDGITMLDKLKNDMQTSHIPVVILSAKFSIESQIEGLKYGADYYITKPFHNDFLMVAIDNLIKQRRQLFKQLVTGEKTQVDLSPSEITITTQDQQFLKKIIQVVEEGMTDPDFNIDNVADSMNMGRSTFYRKFKSLTGQPPVEFVREMRLKRAGQLMDAGEHNIAEIAYSVGFNNAKYFSTCFKDYYQLTPSDYLKKSQEARSTQL
- a CDS encoding pectinesterase family protein; protein product: MSNCKQFIKCGKWLFAVCFGLIIGLAQTAIAKSKIVVAQDGSGDYKTVQEALNAVPDNSATETQILVKPGIYKERVVLEANKNNVTMIGEDALHTVITYDNYALRLDSAGKQLGTSRTASFYVYGNNFTAKNITFENSAGPKGQALAIYVKGDKAGFYNCRFLGFQDTIYTHGLGSRQYYKNCYIDGAVDFIFGAATALFEDCHIFCKKGGLYITAASTLDTTRYGYVFMHCKIDGDAQENTYALGRPWRPNAKVAYLYCNLGNVISGDGWDNWRNAENEKTAYYAEYKNTGPGYKPAERVKWSHQLTDDEAKQYKKDLILGDWKPNF